The Andrena cerasifolii isolate SP2316 chromosome 14, iyAndCera1_principal, whole genome shotgun sequence genome contains a region encoding:
- the LOC143376564 gene encoding uncharacterized protein LOC143376564, protein MEDNELKGGKICRKQKDQLCQNYKKLRATGIHAAGPSQYVFYVILNTDLHLDQGTAAAAIARGLILLYTQLDCDQVKCQYVDKWIRNGRRIIILKGYDHKHLKYLEEEVKFLALGSKIVRQSWSRNKEIVVLAIFGQREELDEAFAGLSYLR, encoded by the exons ATGGAAGACAACGAAtt AAAGGGTGGTAAAATATGTAGAAAGCAAAAAGACCAATTatgtcaaaattataaaaaacttCGTGCCACTGGTATTCACGCGGCAGGGCCGTCCCAATATGTATTTTACGTGATTCTTAACACTGACCTACATCTGGACCAAGGAACAGCAGCGGCTGCA ATAGCGCGAGGTCTGATCTTACTTTATACTCAATTGGACTGTGATCAAGTAAAATGTCAGTATGTCGATAAGTGGATAAGGAACGG ACGAAGGATAATAATCCTAAAGGGATACGATCATAAGCACTTGAAGTATCTCGAAGAAGAAGTAAAGTTTCTAGCGCTTGGGTCCAAAATAGTCCGCCAAAGCTGGAGccgaaataaagaaattgttgTTCTAGCGATTTTCGGGCAGAGGGAAGAACTGGATGAAGCTTTCGCAGGACTTTCGTATTTGCGAtaa